The Ipomoea triloba cultivar NCNSP0323 chromosome 4, ASM357664v1 DNA segment ACTCCGACCAAATTGGTCAGACTAAACTGTTGACGGGGTAATCACAAGGTTACAAATTGAAACCCCTAACCAAAGTGACatattgactttcttgatttgaactagTTAGTTACGAACAATttagactggtttacctccttctGATCATTTACTAGCAAACTAAGGGTcacacactagtacaaaattagCTATTTGCGTATGCATACAGACCATTTTGCGTCTATTATACAACAGACGCAGATTGTACCAATCTGCGTCTGTTGTAAAAGTCAAAATTTATTTAGTGCACATCTTTAAATAATGGCTACGAGTTTCActcatcatccaaaaaaagCAATGATAAATAGGACACCCGAGATTTATAGGGATTGTTTACTGAttaccacaaggttacaagttcaactccaatATTGTGAACAATCTATTGGtattcttagtttgagccggtTAACTATAAGAAAACTATAATGATTTACCTCTTTATGGTCTTTTGTTGACTAGGGTCACAATACAGAATTTACACCTTCCACACCCCTCAGATAATAACTGTAAATTTTTCTCGccacaacaaaaaaacaaaaacaatgattTATAATGACTCACCTGACATGACTGTGAAGTTTACCCTTCTGGGATCCTCCGGAAGGCCGCTGGGGCCTAAGTTTTGAGGCCAGGCTGCAATGATATTCACCCCTGGGGCAATCACATCAGGCTTGAGAACTGCAGGATCAGTAAAACTTGGCCCCCTGGATGAAAACTGTGCCACTGCTGGTGCCCTGGATTTCCCAATTCTTGTTCCTGCAAATATGATCCTGGCTCTCGGCTTTCTGGTGGAGTTTATGTAGCTTTTAAGGGTTATGGATTCGTCGAAACCGATCAATGTTGCTGGCAACAAATGCACATCTACTGAATCCTCTTCCAGGTTCAAAGCTGTATTGGCTAAGATCATTGCAATCCCACCAGCTTCTTTAACAATTTCACCTTTTTCTGCTCTCCCATTGATCCCTCTGTCACAAACCACCATTTTTCCCCGGACTAAGGTTTTGGGCAGAGAACCTCTTAGACAGAACTCACTGCCACTATTCCCACCTGTTACATAACAAAACTGATAAGTGTACTCCAAAAAAGTAAAACTCCCGCTATTTCTCTTAATtttaatggaaaaagaaaaaccaaatGAATCAAAAATGGAATATACTTTCCACCCAACTAGTGCTTAGCAGTCGAGTAATCTAAGTATACCATCTCCACTTTTTTCAATCGACTAGGAGTTGTTAGACTGTTATAATTTCCAAACTAGTTAACTGCATATATTAGATGGTGAGAGGAGTAGCCGAACGGACAAAAAACACGGGCCCGAGTTGAGTGCTGATTCAGTCGAATTGGGTACTGACTTAACCATGTTAGGCACCGAGTTAGGCGCCCAACTCGGCTCCTAGTTGGTCGGACCACTAAAATGTTCACCTTAACCTAGGGGCACCTAAAGAGCCGCCTAGactgatttttacaacactgagtGTGAGTATGTAAGTATTACCTGTTACATAAACAAGATCGAATTTTTTCTGGGATCCTGGAATTGCCTTTCCTGGAAACAGTGATTCCCCGTAGAGGAATTTGCCATTTCCGAGATGAACGATTCCTGGGAATCGCCTGTCGAGGGTGCTGGCGCCGACGGTGTTAATCCATGGAGATTCGTTCGAAACTGAGCTTGCAACCGGGCCGTTGTTCCCGGCGGCGGCCACCACGGCTATGCCGTGCTCCGTCGCGCGGAAGCTGCCGATGGCGATGGTGTCTTCGAAGATGGGGACAGGGAAGCCGccgagggagagggagaggacGTCGACTCCGTCCACAATCGCGGCGTCCATCGCGGCGAGAATATCGGAGCTGTAACAACCGTTGTACCAGCACACTTTGTAAATGGCGACGTGGGCGCTCGGGGCCATTCCACGCGCTTCTCCCGCCGCGTTTCCCAGCACGCTCGCCGTGGACACCGGCGAGCCGGCGGCGGTGGACGCCGTGTGCGTGCCGTGGCCGTGGGAGTCCCGCGGCGAAATGTACTCCTCCACTAAATGCGGCGAATAAGACGGGGAAGCCGCCACGTGGCCCTTGCTGAAGAATCTGGCGCCAATCAGTTTCCTGTTGCAGCTTGAGGAGTTAAATCCCTGCCCTTCCTGGCACACTCCCTTCCATTTCTCCGGTGGCGGCGGCATTCCGGCATCGTCAAAGCTCGGACTCTCCGGCCAAACGCCGGTGTCCAATAACCCGATTATCGTCCCCCGCCCAAACCTAGACTTCACCCAAGCTCCCTCTGTAACACTCAATCCCAGAAACTTGTAAGAATAAGTAGTCTGAACCTCAATCTTTCTGTCCGGTTTTATCGCTATTACATCAACAGAATTCCTCAACACCTCAATCTCAGCTTCAGAGAGCTGAGCAGAGAAGCCTTCCATGGCGGAACCGTAAGAGTACAAGAGACGAGAAGCCGCGGAATCTTCGGATGAAGAAACGGCTCTGTCAAGAACCGAAAGGTGCCAGTGAGCCCTGGACCCGAACGGCGATCTTGAAATTCCGTTGGGGTGGAGCTGAACAATGTAGGTCTGTAAATCCTGAGAGCTGTGAGGAACAAAGCAGAGAAAAAGAATGGCTAAAAGGAATTTGGTTCGGGTTTGGGACTCCATTGAAGCACACAAAAAGCTCAAAGAAAAGGTGGAAAGAAGAAACTTGGGACGAGGAAGCAAGCATGATGATTGTGGGTATTTGAAGGCGATTC contains these protein-coding regions:
- the LOC116015082 gene encoding subtilisin-like protease SBT1.2; protein product: MESQTRTKFLLAILFLCFVPHSSQDLQTYIVQLHPNGISRSPFGSRAHWHLSVLDRAVSSSEDSAASRLLYSYGSAMEGFSAQLSEAEIEVLRNSVDVIAIKPDRKIEVQTTYSYKFLGLSVTEGAWVKSRFGRGTIIGLLDTGVWPESPSFDDAGMPPPPEKWKGVCQEGQGFNSSSCNRKLIGARFFSKGHVAASPSYSPHLVEEYISPRDSHGHGTHTASTAAGSPVSTASVLGNAAGEARGMAPSAHVAIYKVCWYNGCYSSDILAAMDAAIVDGVDVLSLSLGGFPVPIFEDTIAIGSFRATEHGIAVVAAAGNNGPVASSVSNESPWINTVGASTLDRRFPGIVHLGNGKFLYGESLFPGKAIPGSQKKFDLVYVTGGNSGSEFCLRGSLPKTLVRGKMVVCDRGINGRAEKGEIVKEAGGIAMILANTALNLEEDSVDVHLLPATLIGFDESITLKSYINSTRKPRARIIFAGTRIGKSRAPAVAQFSSRGPSFTDPAVLKPDVIAPGVNIIAAWPQNLGPSGLPEDPRRVNFTVMSGTSMACPHVSGLAALLRAAHPEWSPAAIKSALVTTADTTDHQGKPIMDGDKAADVFAMGAGHVNPGKAIDPGLIYDIHTDDYITHLCSLGYTTSEILSITHKNISCRETLRKNRGFSLNYPSISITFRPGMTRKIITRVVTNVGAPGSTYTAKVVAPEGVKVRVKPQRLKFKRANQSLKYAVWFTSRQKFGKQMSRSFAEGQLTWVNTCNGVQRVRSPISVTWVSKKRNGS